gcccaggctggagtgcagtggcacgatctcggctcactgcaccctccacctcctgggttcgagtaatcctcctgcctgagcctcccgagtagctgggattacaggcatgcaccaccacgcctggctatacctttttttttttttttttttaaagacagggtcttgggatgggtgctgtggctcatacctataatcccagcactttgggaggcccagacaggcagatcacctgaggtcaggagtttagactagcctggccaacatggtgaaatcctgtctctacgaaaaacacaaaattagctgggcatggtggtgcgcacctgtaatcccagctacttgggaggctgaggcaggagaatcgcttgaacccaggaggctgaggttgcagtgggctgcagtcgcgccgttgcactccaacctgggcaacaagagcgaaactccgtctcaaaaaaaaaaaaaaaaagaagaaaagagacagggtcttagtcCATTgactaggctggccttgaactcctaggctcaagccatcctcctgcctcagcctatcgagtagctgggactacaggcatgcaccactgtgcctggcacacattcACTTTTGTAAATATAATGTATGAATTAGCATTTCACTGTGTGAAATTACCACCATTTGTTCATTGTCTATTTATGGACATTTGGTACGAGTCCCCATTTATCACATTATTTTAGTGCTTCTTAATATTTGACCGTGATTTTTGCCAGTTTGCCTGTGTGGACCAGCATTTCACCATGATTTAAATTTTTGCTTCCCTGATTACAATGGTGAGGTTGAccgttctttttcttttttttttttttttcgagagagtctcaccctattgcccaggctggactgtagtggcgcaatcttggctcactgcaacctccgcctcccaggtccaagcaattcctCTAcgtcagcctcccgggtagctaggagtacaggtgtgtactaccatgTGCAGctgacatttgtattttttttttttttttgagatggagtctcacctgttgcccaggctggagtgcagtggtgctatctgggcttactgcaacctccacctcccagactcaagtgattctcctgtctcagcctccagagtaactgggattacaggtgcatgccaccacgcacagctaattttttgtattttagtagagacagggtttcactgtgttgctcaggctggtcacagactcctgagctcaggcaatccacctgcctcgacctcccaaagtgctaggattacaggcctgagccaccaaacctggcctaacttttgtatatttttagtagagatggggtttcaccaagttgcccaggctagtcttgaactccttacctcaagtgatctgcccaccttggcctccctaagcgctgggattacaggtgtaagccactgcacccagccctgtatACACATTTCAATACatcatgtaatatatacatataatttgtattagtcaattaaaaaataagaaaatcaaaaagaaccactgcaaaaaagaaaaaagattatggCTTTTGAATTTCTCCCTTCAAAGTGACATACACATTTAGAGAGACTAAGAGCTTCTtctgaatttgggaggtggagtgacatacttttatttttattatacgaagttctggggtacgtgtgcagaacgtgcgggtttgttacataggtatacacgtgccatggtggtttgctgcacccatcagcccgtcatctacgttaggtatttctcctaatgctatccctcccccagccccccaccccatgacaggctctggtgtgtgatgttcccctccctgtgttcatgtgttcttattgttcaacttccacttctgagtgagaacatgcagtatttggttttctgctcttgcgttagtttgctgagaaggatggtttccagcttcatccatgtccctgcaaaggacatgaactcatccttttttatgactgcatagtattccatggtgtgtatgtgccacattttctttatccagtctataattgacgggcatttgggttggttccaatctttgctattgtgaatagtgctgcaataaacatatgtgtgcatgtgactttGTACTGGAATGATTTctcatcctttgggtatatacccagtaatgggatcgctgggtcaaatggtgtttcttgttctagatccttgaggaattgccacaccatcttccacaatggttgaaccaatttacactcccaccaacagagtaaaagtgttcttatttctccacatcctctccagcatctgttgtttcctgactttttaatgattgccattctaactggcgtgagatggtatcacattgtggttttgatttgcatttctctaatgaccagtgatgaggaactttttttcatgtttgttgactgcatacatgtcttcttttgagaagtgtctgtccgtatcctttgcccactttttgatggggttgtttgattttttttcttgtaaatttggctAACTTCTTCATAGAGTCtgaatattaaccctttgtcagatggatagattgcaaaaattttcttccattctgtaggttgcctgttcactctgatgatagtttcttttgctgtgtggaagccctttagtttaattagattccatttgtcaattttggcttttgttgccattgcttttggtgttttagtcatgaagtctttgcccattcctgtgtcctgaatgctattgcctaggtttttttactagggtttttatgcttttaggtctttttttttttttttttttttgaaatggagtcttattctgtcgcccaggctggagtgcagtggcatgatcttggctcactgcaacctccacctcccagattcacgcgattctcctgcctcagcctcctgagtagctgggattacaggtgcacaccaccacacccggctaattttttgtgtatttttagtagagacagggtttcactgtgttggccagactggtctctaactcctgacctcgtgatccgcccgcctcagcctcccaaagtgctgcgattacaggtgtgagccactgtgcctttaggtcttacgtttaagactttaatccatcttgagttaatttttgtataaggtgtaaggaaggggtccagtttcagttttctgcatatggctagccagttttcccagcaccatttattaagtagggaatcctttccccagtgctgtttttgtcaggtttgtcaaagatcagatggttgtagatgtgtggtgttatttctgaggcctctgttctgttccattggtctatatatctgttttggtaccagtaccatgctatttgggttactgtagtcttgtaatatagtttgaagtcaggtagcatgatgcctctagctttgttctttttgcttaggattgtcatgGCTATGCAGTCTctttttttcagttccatatgagatttaaagtagttttttctaattctgtgaagaaagtcagtggtagcttgatggggatagcgttgaatctataaattacttgtggcagtatggccattttcacaacatcaattcttcctatccatgagcatgaaatgtttttccatttgtttgtgtcctctcttatttccttgagtagtggtttgtagttctcccccttgtaagttgtattcctgggtatttttttctctttgtagcaattgtgaatgagagttcactcatgatttggctctctgtttattattggtgtataggaatgcttgcgacttttgcacattgattttgtatcctgagactgctgaagttgccttgcatcccagggatgaagccaccttgatcatgctggataagctttttgatgtgctgctggattcggcttgccaggattttattgaggattttcacatcgatgttcatcagggatattggcatgaaattttctttttttattgtgtctctgccaggctttggtatcaggatgatgctggcctcataaaatgagttagagaggattccctctttttctattgattggaatagtttcagaaggaatggtaccagctcctctttgtacctctggtagaattcggctgtgaatccatctggtcctggactttttttggttggtaggctattagctactgcctcaatttcagaacttgttgttggtctattcagggattcaacaaCTTCTttgtttagacttgggagggtgtatgtgtccaggaatttatccatttcttctagattttctagtttattcacgtagaggtgtttatagtattctctgatggtagtttgtatttctgtgggatcagtggtgatatcccctttatcattttttattgcatctatttgattcttctctcttttcttctttattagtctggctagcggtctatctattttgttgatctgttcaaaaaaccagctcctggattcattgatttttttggagggtttttcatgtctctatctccttcagttctgctctgatcttagttatttcttgtcttctgctagcttttctagcttttgaatttgtttgctcttgcttctctagttctttttttttttcaccagttGTCAAATGATCCTTTGTTGAAGTATTTTCCTTTGTGCTTAACTGGCTGCGCATTCCATAGCACCACTGTTGATGTCATCTATGATGTCATGAGGGTGGCGGCCATCAGCATTACAGCCCACGGACTGGGCAGTCCCCAGGATCTCTTTAATGGTTCCAGAGAGTTCTCTGGCTAAGGATCGGTGCCACATCTGTCGAGCAATGTTGACAGTCTCATCATAAGTGATATTACCACTGTGTTTAatgttcttctgtttctttctatcTCTTGGTTGTTCATTGAGAGCTTTGATGAtcagggcagaggcagaaggcaCCACTTCAATCTGGGCCTGTCTGTTCTGAATGGTCAGTTTCACTGTAATCCTCAGGCCCTTCCAGTCACCCGTTGCCTTGGCAATGTCATCACCatccttttttggagacagacccCGAGGGCCGATCTTGGGGGCCAGGGCAGAAGTGGCACTGACTTCGCCTCTGGTGCACCTCAGGTATACGACTTTGATCTCACTGGGGTCGAACTTCGGCGGCATGGTGGAGGCAGCTGGTGTCGGATGAACGCGGATTCGGGACGACCGAAGAAAGTTGCACCTTGGCCTCCTCTGAGCCAAAAGCTGAGAGctgtctagttcttttaattgtgatgttagggtgtcgatttcagatctttcctactttctcttgtgggcatttaatgctataaatttccctgtaaacaTTGCTTtagatgtgtcccagagattctggtacattgtgtctttgttctcattggtttcaaagaacttatttatttctgccttaattttgttgtttacccagtagtcattcaggagcaagttgttcagtttccatgtagttgtacggttttgagtgagtttcttaaggagattgctggcaagatggccaaataggaacagctgcggtctgcagctcccagcgagatcgttgtggaagatgggtgatttctgcatttccacctgAGGTATctgattcatctcactgggactggttggacagtgggtgcagcccccAGAGGGCGAGCCAAAGCAGACTAGGGTGTCGCCTTACCCTGGAAGCACAAGgagtcagggaactccctcccctagccaagggaagcacTAAGGGACTCTGTGAggaacactgcactccagcatagatACTGCGcctttcccatggtcttcacttttttttttttttcaagacagggtcttgctctgtcacccaggttggagtacagtggcgcgatctcgactccctgcaacctccgcctcccaggttcaagcaattctcctgtctcagcctcctgggattacaggtgcgtaccaccatgcccagctaatttttgtatttttagtagagacggggtttcaccatgttggccaggctggtctcgaactcctgacctcgtgatcctcctgcctcagcctcccaaagtactggagttacaggcgtgagccaccatgcctggccgagtgACATACATTTTTAGCTCTATTAAGAAAGAGTTCAAACTAAGAGTCTTTGATCTGCTAGGATTTCTAACATGTGAACTCTACATGCTTTCTGTAATTCTACTAGTTGTAGCCAAATTGTTCATAGTGAATCTATCAACTTCTAACTAGCTTTAGTTACAGATCTCTTGCCTCCTATTATTATACAGGATGGATTTTCAGATGCAGGTGTTCTTTTGATTTGTGGTTTGCCCATTTCCCTCCAAGAAGTTGTCAAAAATGGCCTGAACTGGTGGAACCTTTACCATAGTTTATGCTGAGATAGTATTATTATGCCAGTCAGTAAGTTAAACAAATGCAAGACTTTGAAGACTCTGACCTAGTTAGTTTAGACTTTAGAGTGAAAAAAGCTGAAATGAAATAGAGGAAGAGTATTAAGGAAGAAGCGTATAGCTTGGGGAAAAAGATATctattttttcattctgtttattgtattctttttctctctctctctctctctctctttttttttttttaatctcctctTTGACCCACATATTATCCAAAAGTATTTTGTTTAGTTTGGCGATTATCCTGCTATGTTtccattattgatttctagtttgatttcatTGTGGCCATAgattacattttacaaaatttcagttcttttaaatttaaggtttgttttatggcccaggataTGATCTATCTTGATGTATGTTCTGTGGGAACTTGAAAAGAAATTGtgttctgttgttgggtggaagGGTTTCTAAACCTAAATGTTACTGGTTGATGTTATTGTTTAGTTCTTTTATATCATTGCTGATTTTCTGCCTAGTTGTTCTAGTCATTGTTAAGAGggaagtgttgaagtctccatCTGTAATTGTAGGTTTGTCTATgtctcctttcagttctatcagcTTTTGCTTCATATGTTTTGTGGCCCTAAATGCATGCACACCTCAGATTAACATTCTTGGCTGAGTGCCATCATTgcttacgcctataattccagcactttgggaggccgaggggggtgggtCGCTTGAGCTGGggattttgagactagcctgggtaacgtggtgaaaccccatctctaccaaaaatacaaaaactagcaagacatggtgctgtgtgcctgtggtcctagctactcaggagactgaggtgggagggtcacttaaatttggggaggttgaggctgcagcgagctgagattgtgccactgcattccagcctggtgacagagtgagaccctgtattaaaaaaaaaaaaaaaaatcctctgcaCTCTATTTATTCAGCCCTCCCTACCCACAACTCATAGTTCTTGgccaatctctttttttttttttttttttgaaacagggtctctgtctagtgtccaggttggagtgcaatgactggatctcagcttattgcaaccactacttcctgggttcaagtgatacttctgcttcagcctcccaagtagctggggccacaggcgtaagccaccactcctggctaatttttgtattttttgtagagacagtgtttcaccatattgcccaggctgatctcgaactcccgagctcaaatgatcctcctacctcagcctcctaaagtgctgagattagaggtgtgagccactccacccagcctagataacttcttttttaaatttatttttgttttttgagacagtctcgctctgtggcccgggttggagtgcagtggcatgatctcggctcactgcaacctccgcttcccgggttcacgccattttcctgcctcagcctcccgaatagctgggactacaggtgcccgccaccactcccggctaatttttgtatttttagtagagacgggttttcaccatgttagccaggatggtctcgatctcctgaccttgtgatccgctcactttggcctcccaaagtgctgggattacaggcgggaacccccgcgcctggccttttttttttcttttctttttggagaaagagtctcactcttgttgcccaggctggagtgcaatagtgtaatcttggctcactgcaacctctgcctctgcgttcaagtgattctcctgcctcagcctcctgagtagctgggattacaggtgcatgccaccgtgctcggctaatttttgtagtttgagtagagatggggtttcaccatgttggccaggctggtcttgaactcctgacctcaagtgatccacccgcctcggcctcctaaagtgctgggattacaggcatgagccaccgcacctggctgacaGTTTTGTTCTTGAACAAAACTTGAACAGTTTGTTCCTGAAAAATACTGTGTCATTTCTTTCTCCCACCATTTTCTACTGTGTTCTGATTGATTTCTCCTTATAGGTAGAATGTCACTTATTTTATGCTGgctattttcaagatttttttgtctttagttttcagaaaattaattataatgtCTTGGCATGGATTTCTTTGCGTTTATCCTTTTCAGAGTTtgctcagcttcttgaatctgtgggttgtctcttggGGAATTTTGAGTCGTTTCTTTGAGGGCTTTTTTAGTCCCaccttttttctcctctcctttggcAGCTCTGATGACATGaatgttagttttctttgttATAGTTCCCTAAGGTCCTGTTCAATTTTGTACAATTtgtttgttctgttgctcagaTTGGGTAATATGTATTGTTCCACTTTCTAGTTTActgcttctttcctctctctcctccattcTCCTGTTGAGTCCAtccactgagatttttttttttttttttggttattgtgccctaaattttccatttggttcttcttcATATCTtctgtattctgagactttgcatTTCTTTGCTGAATGCGGTAGGCAGAATGGCCCTCCAAAGATATCCATGTCATAATCCCTGGAACTGCGAATATGTTACTCTGTGTggcaaaagaaactttaaaaatgtgcttGAGGATTTGAACAGGGAGATTAGCTTGGATTGCCTGGTGGGTGCAATCTAATTACATGGGTCCTTAAAATAGAGAACCTTTCCTGCTTGTGGTTAGAGGAAGATGCGACAGAAAGGCACAGAGATGtaatgttgctggctttgaagatggaggaagagggccACATGCCGAGGAACGTGGGTAGGAGCTGGAAGGAGTGAGGAAATAGATTCTCCCTTAGGGTCTCTAGAAAGTAACAGCCTTGTGGACAAATTGATTTAGCCCAGTTAGGACCCATGTCAGACTTCTAACCTACAGCTAACAAATCTGCATTAAGCTGGTGAATTTGTGGTGATTTGTCatggcagcaataggaaactagtACACTGAAGCTACTTTATTTGTTTCAGGGATGTTCATAATTGCTCAttgaaacattttcatcatggctgctttaaaatctttgtcaaatTATTCTAACATGTCATTTTGgtgttggcatttttttttcattcagtttgatATCTTGGTTCTTGgtatgaatgatttttttttgagacagagtcttgctctgtcgcccaggctggagtgcagtggccggatctcagctcactgcaagctccgcctcccgggtttatgccaggTACGAATGATTTTTTATTGAAATGCagacatttttatattgttatgagccttttattttttgttgcaaaaaaataaaaacagtctaTAACaacatgaaaaatatgaaaatgtctgggtctcaatctgtcattcaggctggagtgcagtggcttgctcttggctcactgcaacccccacctcccatgctcaagcgattctcctacctcagcctcccgagtagctgggaccacaggcgtgtgccagcatgcccagctaatttttgtattttttgtagagacagggttttgccatattgcccaggctggtctcgaactcctgggtttggcccactttggcctcccaaagtgctgggattacactcatgagccaccatgcccagcccatgatGAGACTATATCTTATTTAAACCTAGTTTTACCTGGCTTGCTCTGACAGCATTCTGGCAAAGAAAGCCGGGTTGCTTCCTTGTGACTGCCAGATACAAGTAGAAGTCCAAGTTCTCCTGTCAGCCTCCTTGACACCAGAAAGGGGGTGATCCTTGCTGTTGGTGGGCAGTTGTGAGAATCAGCCCTCCAGACGGTCTGTACTGACACTGGGAGGGATTGGGGGTGTCTCATTTCTGCCAGCAGGGATGAAAGGCCTGGTTCCTTACTTGGCCTTTCTTGTTCCTTACTTCTCTGACACCACCCCAGTGGGTGCACTGTTCTGCCTCATTTTATGCTTCTGAGGATGGAAGTGGTAGACTCCCTGCTTGTTCTTTGTTGGTGTGGATATGGGTagggccagttttttttttttttttttgtggtgtgtGGCTGGGATAGTGGTTTTTGTCTAGGTTTTCTGTCTTCTTAGGCTGCCCCTGTCCTAGGTCTTTGGCTAGCGAGGCTTTTGTTGTGGCTTTACACTTTGTCTGTGCCACTTGGCTTTTTTAAGTTGCCCCTTCTTTAGCATCAAGTCTGATATATGAGTCAAAAAGAAAACTTAGGGAACTTACCACTGTCTTTCCTCTGGTCCCAAGGTCCTTTAGTCAGTTTGACTTATTGTCACCTTTcagtcttatttttgttttatatagaaCGTCCAGGGTTTTTAGTTATACTGAGTGGGAGGAATAGGAGAGAAGATGCCTACTTTGTCTTACCAGAAGTGAAAGTCTGTCTAAAGAccacttatttaaatttttttttgagatggagtcttgctctgtcacccaggctggagtagcgtggtgcgatttcggctcactgcaacctctgcctcttcggttcaagtagctgggattacacaggcatgtgccaccacacctggctaattctgtataataagagatggggtttcgccatgttggccaggctggtcttgaactcctgacctcaggtgatctgcctgcctcggcctcctagtgctgggattacaggcgtgagccaccgcaccctgacCTGGGACcacgtgttttttttttaatttgcagtgagcccagagtagccaggaccacTTTTTAAAGCAGATTTTCTCCTAGGTTTTTGGACTACATATTGGCAGATTTTTTTCCAGCACACATTTTCAATAAAGGTATACTCCTACGTGGGTTCCAGTTTTATGTGGGTTTTCAGTTCAATCCTGATATGAGTGAGTCCCAGGGCCTATCTCCTGTCTCCACACAGGTTTTAAAACCTAAGTCCCTGGAATGTTGAGACTATCTCCCCTTAATGGGCTGTGGCACCTGCCACTCCACAACCAGGAGAGCATCGGCTTCAGCTCATGTGACTACTAGAATAGTTTGTCTCTCAAGTGCACTTAGCTATGAATTTAATCAGATAAGATGCTTGTAGTATTTTACTTagcatttctaggtatttaaacaatttaggctgggcacggtgactcatgcctgtaaccccagcactttgtggggctgaggcgggcagatcagctgaggtcaggagtttgagaccagcctggccaacatggtgaaatcatgtgtctactaaaaatacaaaaattagctgggcatggtggtgggcgcctgtaatcccagctacttgggaggctgaggtaagagaactgcttgaacctgggaggcggaggttgcagtgagccgagatcgcgccactgcactccagcctgggggacaagacgaaactttgtctcaattaaaaaaaaaaaaattaatttaggctgggcatggtgattcatgcctatactcccagaactttggaagactgaggtgggaggacagcttgaaggcaggagttcaagagcagcctgggcaacatagcaagatttcatctctacaaaaaattttaaaattagctgggcatggtggcatgcactt
The window above is part of the Macaca fascicularis isolate 582-1 chromosome 7, T2T-MFA8v1.1 genome. Proteins encoded here:
- the LOC102132323 gene encoding large ribosomal subunit protein uL11-like, giving the protein MPPKFDPSEIKVVYLRCTRGEVSATSALAPKIGPRGLSPKKDGDDIAKATGDWKGLRITVKLTIQNRQAQIEVVPSASALIIKALNEQPRDRKKQKNIKHSGNITYDETVNIARQMWHRSLARELSGTIKEILGTAQSVGCNADGRHPHDIIDDINSGAMECAAS